The Acidobacteriota bacterium genome contains a region encoding:
- a CDS encoding Hsp33 family molecular chaperone HslO produces MSTPSTILSQGGIRHGLAGSGDLRWAQTDLTQAVETVRRRLDLSPLAAVALGQLLAGTVLIQRLVTKTPLRLRLEVRGDGPLGRLQAEVDAEGHLRGSVDHGRAESPDGSLGIASGIGHGLLRVVRQTARGNYESQVELVPSGIGQTLTHYLEQSEQIRAAVLLGVMARPEGITAAGGLVLEALPDADGDLLLAVEERIAEQESVSRLLESPDEDALLDDVLGQLDRETLASDTLSYACSCDRDSLLQRLRELPVEDLEYLEQKGGDGTEVVCTYCGARYLFQADELRPVQ; encoded by the coding sequence ATGAGCACCCCATCGACCATCCTGTCCCAGGGCGGCATTCGCCATGGCCTGGCCGGCAGCGGTGATCTGCGCTGGGCCCAAACCGATCTCACCCAAGCGGTGGAGACGGTGCGCCGACGCCTCGATCTCTCCCCCCTGGCAGCGGTGGCCCTCGGCCAGCTGCTGGCGGGAACCGTGCTGATCCAGCGCTTGGTCACCAAGACGCCGTTGCGCCTGCGCCTGGAAGTCCGCGGCGACGGCCCCCTTGGCCGGCTGCAGGCGGAGGTGGACGCCGAGGGCCATCTCCGGGGATCGGTGGATCACGGGAGAGCGGAATCCCCGGACGGCAGCCTAGGCATCGCTTCCGGCATCGGCCACGGGCTGCTGCGGGTGGTGCGCCAGACCGCCCGCGGCAACTACGAGAGTCAGGTGGAGCTGGTACCCTCGGGTATCGGCCAGACCCTGACCCACTACCTGGAGCAGAGCGAGCAGATCCGCGCCGCGGTGCTGCTGGGGGTGATGGCCCGCCCCGAGGGGATCACCGCCGCCGGCGGGCTGGTGCTGGAGGCGCTGCCCGACGCCGATGGCGATCTCTTGCTGGCGGTGGAAGAGCGCATCGCGGAACAGGAGAGCGTCAGCCGGCTGCTGGAGAGCCCGGACGAAGACGCCCTGCTGGACGATGTCCTGGGGCAGCTGGACCGCGAGACTCTGGCCAGCGACACCTTGAGCTACGCTTGTAGCTGCGATCGCGACTCCTTGCTCCAGCGGCTGCGGGAGTTGCCGGTGGAAGATCTGGAATACTTGGAGCAGAAGGGCGGCGACGGTACCGAGGTGGTGTGCACCTACTGCGGGGCTCGCTACCTGTTCCAAGCCGACGAGCTCCGCCCCGTTCAATAG